In a single window of the Helicoverpa zea isolate HzStark_Cry1AcR chromosome 9, ilHelZeax1.1, whole genome shotgun sequence genome:
- the LOC124633380 gene encoding nuclear protein localization protein 4 homolog isoform X2, with translation MSGSKKMILRVQSAEGTARVEMLDTDVTAQLFERVHESLHLSTFAFALHKDRQRKEEVTSSKSRRLRDYGLQHGDMLYLSPVNGAVLFDQPSTSGETNENNKPFGEPVEAGPSTSSTVVAAQTTAARPIAVEEDEVDLQLYRMSGNIQRQRDEKLCRHNSKGCCVHCSPLEPWDEGYLKEHNIKHMSFHAYLRKITSGNFISLDELSCKIKPGCSEHPPWPRGICSKCQPGAVTLNRQPYRHVDNVLFEHPAVVERFLAYWRATGHQRVGFLLGQYERHPDVPLGIRARVAAIYEPPQTSTRDSVALQPDPRAPLLAELARRLGLRAVGWIFTDLLPLDTATGTVRHIRGVDTHFLSAQECIMAGHYQNLHPNACRHASSGYFGSKFVTVCVTGDSDKQVHLEGYQVSGQCQALVRDDILLPTRDAPELGYIRDSCDAQYVPDVYYKERDAYGNEVGVSAKRVPVAYLLVDVPVGVAGPGAPPTFWAQAAFPPAHRALQQHLQTLRALHAHLAAADSFLQAASDLHALLFLATNEALPLSPDALQPLLTAVRARDAAAADAWRSTPSAATLDTLCRAAADHDADSAALGGGAGVWTCPLCTFHNAPHNDACEMCAMPRSNAM, from the exons ATGTCGGGATCAAagaaaatg ATACTGCGCGTGCAGTCGGCCGAGGGCACGGCGCGCGTCGAGATGCTGGACACGGACGTGACGGCGCAGCTGTTCGAGCGCGTGCACGAGAGCCTGCACCTGAGCACATTCGCGTTCGCGCTGCACAAGGACCGCCAGCGCAAGGAGGAGGTCACGTCCAGCAAGTCGCGGCGCCTGCGCGACTACGGCCTGCAGCACGGAGACATGCTATACCTTAGCCCTGTCAATGGTGCTGTGCTCTTTGATCAGCCATCCACCAGTGGAGAG ACTAATGAGAATAACAAACCATTTGGTGAGCCTGTTGAGGCTGGTCCCTCAACTTCTAGTACAGTGGTTGCAGCCCAGACCACAGCTGCTCGGCCAATAGCAGTGGAAGAGGATGAGGTAGATTTACAATTGTACCGCATGTCAGGCAACATTCAAAGGCAACGAGATGAGAAGCT ATGCCGACATAACTCCAAGGGCTGTTGCGTGCACTGCTCTCCGCTGGAGCCCTGGGACGAGGGCTACCTCAAAGAACACAATATCAAGCACATGTCATTTCATGCATATTTGCGCAAAATCACATCTGGCAACTTTATCTCATTAGATGAGCTCTCTTGTAAAATTAAGCCAG GTTGCTCGGAGCACCCGCCGTGGCCGCGCGGCATCTGCTCCAAGTGCCAGCCCGGCGCCGTCACGCTCAACCGCCAGCCCTACCGCCACGTGGACAACGTGCTGTTCGAGCACCCCGCCGTGGTGGAGCGCTTCCTGGCCTACTGGCGGGCCACGGGCCACCAGCGCGTCGGCTTCCTGCTCGGCCAGTACGAGCGCCACCCCGACGTGCCGCTAG GTATCCGCGCGCGCGTGGCCGCCATCTACGAGCCGCCGCAGACGTCGACGCGCGACAGCGTGGCGCTGCAGCCCGACCCGCGGGCGCCGCTGCTGGCGGAGCTGGCGCGGCGCCTGGGGCTGCGGGCCGTGGGCTGGATCTTCACGGACCTGCTGCCGCTGGACACGGCCACGGGCACGGTGCGCCACATCCGCGGCGTGGACACGCACTTCCTGTCGGCGCAGGAGTGCATCATGGCGGGCCACTACCAGAACCTGCATCCCAACGCCTGCCGCCACGCCTCCTCCGGGTACTTCGGCTCTAAGTTCGTCACGGTCTGCGTCACGG GCGACAGCGACAAGCAGGTGCACCTGGAGGGCTACCAGGTGTCGGGGCAGTGCCAGGCGCTGGTCCGCGACGACATCCTGCTGCCCACGCGCGACGCGCCCGAGCTCGGCTACATCCGCGACTCCTGCGACGCGCAGTACGTGCCCGACGTCTACTACAAG GAACGAGACGCGTACGGTAACGAGGTGGGCGTGTCCGCCAAGCGGGTGCCCGTGGCGTACCTGCTGGTGGACGTGCCGGTGGGCGTGGCGGGCCCCGGCGCGCCGCCCACGTTCTGGGCGCAGGCCGCCTTCCCGCCCGCCCACCGCGCGCTGCAGCAGCACCTGCAGACCCTGCGCGCGCTGCACGCGCACCTGGCGGCCGCCGACAGCTTCCTGCAGGCGGCCTCCGACCTGCACGCGCTGCTGTTCCTGGCCACCAACGAGGCGCTGCCGCTGTCGCCCGACGCGCTGCAGCCGCTGCTGACGGCCGTGCGGGCCCgcgacgccgccgccgccgacgcCTGGCGCAGCACGCCCAGCGCCGCCACGCTCGACACGCTgtgccgcgccgccgccgaccaCGACGCCGACAG CGCGGCgctgggcggcggcgcgggcgtgtGGACGTGTCCGCTGTGCACCTTCCACAACGCGCCGCACAACGACGCCTGCGAGATGTGCGCCATGCCCAG AAGCAACGCGATGTAA
- the LOC124633380 gene encoding nuclear protein localization protein 4 homolog isoform X1 — protein MSGSKKMILRVQSAEGTARVEMLDTDVTAQLFERVHESLHLSTFAFALHKDRQRKEEVTSSKSRRLRDYGLQHGDMLYLSPVNGAVLFDQPSTSGETNENNKPFGEPVEAGPSTSSTVVAAQTTAARPIAVEEDEVDLQLYRMSGNIQRQRDEKLCRHNSKGCCVHCSPLEPWDEGYLKEHNIKHMSFHAYLRKITSGNFISLDELSCKIKPGCSEHPPWPRGICSKCQPGAVTLNRQPYRHVDNVLFEHPAVVERFLAYWRATGHQRVGFLLGQYERHPDVPLGIRARVAAIYEPPQTSTRDSVALQPDPRAPLLAELARRLGLRAVGWIFTDLLPLDTATGTVRHIRGVDTHFLSAQECIMAGHYQNLHPNACRHASSGYFGSKFVTVCVTGDSDKQVHLEGYQVSGQCQALVRDDILLPTRDAPELGYIRDSCDAQYVPDVYYKERDAYGNEVGVSAKRVPVAYLLVDVPVGVAGPGAPPTFWAQAAFPPAHRALQQHLQTLRALHAHLAAADSFLQAASDLHALLFLATNEALPLSPDALQPLLTAVRARDAAAADAWRSTPSAATLDTLCRAAADHDADRYPYLHLDIHLFLCYAFSLEQLNRFGFRLTQQFIDDTLETSYTVVVT, from the exons ATGTCGGGATCAAagaaaatg ATACTGCGCGTGCAGTCGGCCGAGGGCACGGCGCGCGTCGAGATGCTGGACACGGACGTGACGGCGCAGCTGTTCGAGCGCGTGCACGAGAGCCTGCACCTGAGCACATTCGCGTTCGCGCTGCACAAGGACCGCCAGCGCAAGGAGGAGGTCACGTCCAGCAAGTCGCGGCGCCTGCGCGACTACGGCCTGCAGCACGGAGACATGCTATACCTTAGCCCTGTCAATGGTGCTGTGCTCTTTGATCAGCCATCCACCAGTGGAGAG ACTAATGAGAATAACAAACCATTTGGTGAGCCTGTTGAGGCTGGTCCCTCAACTTCTAGTACAGTGGTTGCAGCCCAGACCACAGCTGCTCGGCCAATAGCAGTGGAAGAGGATGAGGTAGATTTACAATTGTACCGCATGTCAGGCAACATTCAAAGGCAACGAGATGAGAAGCT ATGCCGACATAACTCCAAGGGCTGTTGCGTGCACTGCTCTCCGCTGGAGCCCTGGGACGAGGGCTACCTCAAAGAACACAATATCAAGCACATGTCATTTCATGCATATTTGCGCAAAATCACATCTGGCAACTTTATCTCATTAGATGAGCTCTCTTGTAAAATTAAGCCAG GTTGCTCGGAGCACCCGCCGTGGCCGCGCGGCATCTGCTCCAAGTGCCAGCCCGGCGCCGTCACGCTCAACCGCCAGCCCTACCGCCACGTGGACAACGTGCTGTTCGAGCACCCCGCCGTGGTGGAGCGCTTCCTGGCCTACTGGCGGGCCACGGGCCACCAGCGCGTCGGCTTCCTGCTCGGCCAGTACGAGCGCCACCCCGACGTGCCGCTAG GTATCCGCGCGCGCGTGGCCGCCATCTACGAGCCGCCGCAGACGTCGACGCGCGACAGCGTGGCGCTGCAGCCCGACCCGCGGGCGCCGCTGCTGGCGGAGCTGGCGCGGCGCCTGGGGCTGCGGGCCGTGGGCTGGATCTTCACGGACCTGCTGCCGCTGGACACGGCCACGGGCACGGTGCGCCACATCCGCGGCGTGGACACGCACTTCCTGTCGGCGCAGGAGTGCATCATGGCGGGCCACTACCAGAACCTGCATCCCAACGCCTGCCGCCACGCCTCCTCCGGGTACTTCGGCTCTAAGTTCGTCACGGTCTGCGTCACGG GCGACAGCGACAAGCAGGTGCACCTGGAGGGCTACCAGGTGTCGGGGCAGTGCCAGGCGCTGGTCCGCGACGACATCCTGCTGCCCACGCGCGACGCGCCCGAGCTCGGCTACATCCGCGACTCCTGCGACGCGCAGTACGTGCCCGACGTCTACTACAAG GAACGAGACGCGTACGGTAACGAGGTGGGCGTGTCCGCCAAGCGGGTGCCCGTGGCGTACCTGCTGGTGGACGTGCCGGTGGGCGTGGCGGGCCCCGGCGCGCCGCCCACGTTCTGGGCGCAGGCCGCCTTCCCGCCCGCCCACCGCGCGCTGCAGCAGCACCTGCAGACCCTGCGCGCGCTGCACGCGCACCTGGCGGCCGCCGACAGCTTCCTGCAGGCGGCCTCCGACCTGCACGCGCTGCTGTTCCTGGCCACCAACGAGGCGCTGCCGCTGTCGCCCGACGCGCTGCAGCCGCTGCTGACGGCCGTGCGGGCCCgcgacgccgccgccgccgacgcCTGGCGCAGCACGCCCAGCGCCGCCACGCTCGACACGCTgtgccgcgccgccgccgaccaCGACGCCGACAGGTACCCTTACCTCCACCTCGATATTCATTTGTTCCTTTGTTACGCTTTTTCGCTAGAACAGTTGAACCGATTTGGATTTag ATTGACACAGCAATTTATAGATGATACCTTGGAGACCTCATATACAGTCGTGGTCACCTAA